The Helicobacter sp. MIT 99-5507 genome includes a region encoding these proteins:
- a CDS encoding HyaD/HybD family hydrogenase maturation endopeptidase: MRILILGIGNILFGDEGIGVHLSNLLKINYRFSSAEHSLDIIDGGTLAQALIPLITSYDYVILLDCINAVDGKVGDVFFFDFENIPNNINWQGTAHEVEMLQTLKMIEMLGDLPTIKIIATIPEIINDDAMFNLSIKIQDSALFMRDIALKHLKDLGFSIDEVDNKHLQEIANNSFKGYE; the protein is encoded by the coding sequence ATGAGAATACTTATTCTTGGTATAGGAAATATTCTTTTTGGAGATGAAGGAATAGGTGTTCATTTATCAAATCTATTAAAAATAAATTATAGATTTAGTTCAGCTGAACATAGCCTAGATATAATAGATGGAGGGACATTAGCTCAAGCTTTGATACCTCTTATCACCTCATATGATTATGTAATTTTATTAGATTGTATTAATGCAGTTGATGGTAAAGTAGGTGATGTATTTTTCTTTGATTTTGAAAATATACCAAATAATATTAATTGGCAAGGCACGGCACACGAGGTAGAAATGCTTCAAACTTTGAAGATGATTGAAATGTTGGGGGATTTACCAACAATAAAAATCATTGCAACTATTCCAGAAATAATAAATGATGATGCCATGTTTAATTTATCTATAAAAATACAAGATTCTGCATTGTTTATGCGTGATATTGCGCTTAAACATTTAAAAGATTTAGGTTTTAGCATAGATGAAGTTGATAATAAACACTTGCAAGAGATAGCCAATAATTCATTTAAAGGTTACGAGTGA